In the genome of Bacillota bacterium, one region contains:
- a CDS encoding NAD(P)/FAD-dependent oxidoreductase, producing MYKVIIIGAGPAGAYLAYLLARAKISVLLLEKERLPRHKLCAGGVAPKARRLLDFSLEPVIEDEIRTVVLTHNQTRPITITHVLPVVYTVSRDRFDAYLVDKAREVGAAVRDGVRVNRIEMTDEGVSISAGGIQWWGQFLVGADGAFSIVARTLRLARRKRVAITLEKEVAVSPERLARNQGRIKVDYGLAPGTFTWVFPKAGRLSIGAGSISPRFKGLHSLLGRVINSEGLADSVSALTARGWTIPYNPKPDNLHRDRALVVGDAAGLADALTGEGIYAALYSARLAAEVIGGQVNKLQPELREYTRLVRRKMGPEMLTAHRIARLFYRRPGLFHRFLERQPDLADAFVRTVAGDLTYAEFFRSCIKRFPTAFLRTAHKLL from the coding sequence GTGTACAAGGTAATCATTATCGGCGCCGGGCCCGCCGGGGCCTACCTGGCGTATTTATTGGCCCGCGCTAAAATAAGCGTCCTGCTCCTGGAAAAAGAGCGTCTCCCCCGGCATAAGCTCTGCGCCGGCGGCGTGGCGCCCAAGGCGCGCAGGCTCCTGGACTTCAGCCTGGAGCCCGTCATCGAAGACGAAATCCGCACGGTGGTACTGACCCACAATCAGACACGGCCGATTACGATCACGCATGTCCTACCCGTGGTATACACGGTCAGCAGGGATCGTTTCGACGCCTACCTGGTGGATAAGGCCAGGGAAGTCGGTGCGGCGGTCCGGGACGGGGTCCGGGTAAACCGCATTGAGATGACCGATGAAGGTGTATCCATAAGCGCCGGCGGCATACAGTGGTGGGGACAGTTCCTGGTGGGAGCGGACGGCGCGTTCAGTATCGTGGCCCGTACGCTCCGGCTCGCCCGGCGGAAGCGAGTCGCCATCACCCTGGAGAAGGAGGTGGCGGTATCCCCGGAAAGACTGGCGCGAAACCAGGGCAGGATTAAGGTGGACTACGGGCTGGCGCCGGGAACCTTCACCTGGGTTTTCCCTAAAGCCGGCCGTCTTTCAATCGGCGCCGGCAGCATCTCCCCCCGCTTCAAGGGTCTGCATTCCCTCCTGGGCAGAGTCATAAACTCGGAAGGTCTTGCGGACTCTGTATCCGCGTTGACGGCACGCGGCTGGACGATCCCTTACAACCCGAAACCGGACAACCTGCACCGGGACCGCGCCCTTGTCGTCGGAGACGCCGCGGGACTCGCCGACGCCCTGACGGGCGAAGGGATATATGCAGCACTTTACAGCGCCCGTCTGGCGGCGGAGGTAATCGGCGGGCAGGTTAATAAGCTGCAGCCTGAACTGCGGGAATACACCCGTCTGGTACGCCGGAAAATGGGACCGGAGATGCTTACCGCCCACCGTATCGCCCGACTGTTTTACCGAAGGCCGGGCCTCTTCCACCGTTTTCTTGAACGCCAGCCGGACCTGGCGGACGCGTTTGTCCGTACTGTAGCCGGAGACTTGACCTACGCCGAGTTTTTTCGCTCCTGCATCAAGCGGTTCCCGACGGCCTTTCTCAGAACCGCCCACAAGTTGTTATAG
- the atpH gene encoding ATP synthase F1 subunit delta, which produces MPDPRITSSYSRALLASARCEGRIGPVRRELAELEKVLVEVPEFRSLWNARLPANRKATALDAVLRPRLSPLTLRFLKVLITHRRERYLPLIARYFAALCREAEKRAEVRVASAFPLPDDLRREIIETAARLTGFEPEVEFSVDAGLLGGLIIRFGDFLIDASVKGRLNSLGRLFAEDTSCIR; this is translated from the coding sequence GTGCCGGATCCAAGAATAACATCGAGCTACAGTCGGGCCCTGCTTGCGTCGGCGAGGTGTGAAGGCCGGATCGGACCGGTCCGCCGGGAATTGGCCGAACTGGAAAAGGTGCTTGTCGAAGTACCGGAATTCCGCTCCCTGTGGAACGCCCGTCTTCCGGCAAACCGGAAGGCGACCGCCCTCGACGCCGTGTTGCGACCGCGGCTGTCGCCGCTGACGCTGCGCTTTCTGAAGGTTTTGATCACGCACCGGAGAGAACGATACCTTCCCCTTATCGCCAGGTATTTTGCCGCCCTGTGCCGCGAGGCGGAAAAACGGGCCGAGGTAAGGGTGGCTTCCGCCTTCCCCCTGCCGGACGATTTGCGGCGCGAAATCATTGAGACCGCCGCGCGACTGACCGGTTTTGAGCCGGAGGTGGAGTTTTCGGTGGATGCCGGTTTACTCGGCGGGCTTATCATAAGATTCGGGGACTTTCTGATCGACGCCAGCGTCAAAGGACGTCTGAATTCTCTCGGCAGGCTTTTTGCTGAGGACACGTCCTGCATCCGTTAG
- the atpF gene encoding F0F1 ATP synthase subunit B gives MDLSFNATLAAQVFHFLLLLVLMRIFAYRPLLKVLDDRRRMVAEQLATAERDREEAGDLLRQRQEMLVEAREQARAIIDRAESEAESRVRRILEQARNDSDAVKNKALAALERERDEARKTLRDELAELVLTATQKVAGRMIDREQHLRLVREAVKEVGAQRCRIQE, from the coding sequence CTGGACCTGAGTTTTAACGCCACACTGGCCGCACAGGTCTTTCATTTCCTGCTCCTGCTCGTCCTCATGAGGATTTTTGCGTACCGGCCGCTGCTCAAGGTCCTGGATGACCGCCGCCGGATGGTGGCGGAACAGCTCGCGACCGCCGAAAGGGACCGGGAGGAGGCCGGAGACTTGCTTCGGCAGCGGCAAGAGATGCTCGTGGAAGCCCGGGAACAGGCGCGCGCCATAATAGACCGTGCGGAAAGCGAAGCCGAAAGCCGCGTCAGGCGGATCCTGGAGCAGGCGCGTAACGACTCGGATGCGGTGAAAAATAAGGCCCTCGCGGCACTTGAACGGGAGCGTGACGAGGCGCGCAAAACCTTGCGGGACGAGCTTGCGGAGCTTGTCCTGACGGCAACGCAGAAGGTGGCCGGCCGGATGATCGACCGGGAACAGCATTTGCGCCTGGTGCGCGAAGCCGTAAAGGAGGTCGGTGCGCAGCGGTGCCGGATCCAAGAATAA
- a CDS encoding PIN domain-containing protein gives MRRLWLEANVILRFVTGDPPEMAEKTFGLMRQAENEEILLQLSPLVIAEVVWVFGSFYKFSREQIAETLASFVTAKGVFVADTDLMVSALTKMAVRNVDFVDAFLAEVALSSGEAVCSFDEDFDRLGVERVMP, from the coding sequence ATGCGGCGCTTGTGGCTTGAAGCCAACGTGATTCTCCGGTTTGTTACCGGTGATCCTCCAGAGATGGCGGAGAAAACGTTTGGACTGATGAGGCAGGCGGAAAACGAGGAGATTTTACTCCAGCTCTCGCCGCTGGTCATCGCAGAGGTTGTGTGGGTGTTCGGTTCCTTTTATAAGTTCTCAAGAGAACAGATTGCCGAAACACTGGCCTCATTTGTGACGGCGAAGGGAGTATTCGTGGCGGATACCGACCTGATGGTTTCTGCGCTGACAAAAATGGCTGTCAGGAATGTGGATTTCGTCGACGCGTTTCTTGCCGAGGTAGCCCTATCTTCGGGGGAAGCGGTATGTTCTTTCGATGAAGATTTCGACCGTCTGGGAGTGGAACGGGTAATGCCTTAA
- the atpD gene encoding F0F1 ATP synthase subunit beta: protein MQGEVVRIIGVVVDVRFPPDELPRIFNALVVDGFTDPSGRGGPLTLEVVLHLGDEVVRCIALSATEGLMRGTAVRDTGRPIRVPVGREVLGRLFDVLGRPIDDRGPVTTGKHYPIHRNAPPLIEQSTDIEQLETGIKVIDLLIPFVRGGKIGMFGGAGVGKTVIVMELINNIAREHGGISVFVGVGERTREGAELLASMTESGVIERTTMVFGQMNEPPGARWRVALSGLSMAEYFRDEENADILLFIDNIFRYAQAGSEVSALLGRLPSSVGYQPTLATEMGQLQERITSTDKGSITSVQAVYVPADDLTDPAPATTFQHLDGTVVLSRAISEQGIYPAVDPLDSTSRILDPDVVGREHFSVARRVQEVLQRYRELRDIIAILGMEELSDADKLMVARARRIQRFLSQPFNVAESFTGRPGRYVPIAETVRGFKEIVEGRHDELDEDDFYMAGTIDEVVEKGRRTPHRKDAAS from the coding sequence ATGCAGGGAGAAGTCGTGCGCATAATCGGAGTCGTTGTTGACGTGCGCTTCCCGCCCGACGAACTACCGCGAATCTTCAACGCCCTTGTGGTGGACGGGTTCACCGACCCCTCGGGACGCGGCGGTCCCCTGACCCTGGAGGTGGTGCTTCACCTCGGCGACGAGGTCGTGCGGTGCATCGCGCTCTCCGCCACGGAAGGCCTGATGCGTGGAACGGCGGTGCGCGATACCGGGCGTCCGATCCGGGTGCCGGTCGGAAGGGAGGTCCTCGGACGTTTGTTTGACGTCCTCGGGCGCCCCATTGACGACCGGGGACCGGTGACCACCGGGAAGCACTATCCGATTCACCGGAACGCCCCCCCGCTTATCGAACAATCCACCGACATTGAGCAGTTGGAGACAGGGATTAAGGTGATCGACCTCCTCATTCCTTTCGTCAGGGGCGGTAAAATCGGAATGTTCGGCGGCGCCGGCGTGGGAAAGACCGTAATCGTCATGGAACTCATCAACAATATCGCCAGGGAGCACGGGGGCATCTCGGTTTTTGTGGGCGTGGGGGAACGTACCCGCGAAGGGGCCGAACTGCTGGCCTCCATGACCGAGTCCGGAGTAATCGAGCGGACCACCATGGTTTTCGGGCAGATGAACGAACCGCCGGGGGCCCGATGGCGGGTGGCGCTTTCCGGTTTGTCGATGGCGGAGTACTTCCGCGATGAGGAAAACGCGGACATTCTGCTCTTCATAGACAACATCTTCAGGTATGCCCAGGCGGGAAGCGAGGTCTCAGCGCTCCTAGGCCGCCTTCCTTCGTCCGTAGGCTACCAGCCCACGCTGGCGACGGAAATGGGACAACTGCAGGAGCGGATTACCTCCACCGACAAGGGGTCCATCACCTCCGTGCAGGCGGTTTACGTTCCGGCGGACGACCTCACCGACCCCGCTCCCGCCACCACCTTCCAGCACCTTGACGGCACGGTCGTGCTGTCCCGCGCCATCTCGGAGCAGGGCATCTATCCGGCCGTCGACCCGCTGGATTCCACCTCGCGAATCCTTGACCCGGACGTGGTCGGCCGGGAACACTTCAGCGTCGCCCGGCGGGTTCAGGAGGTGCTTCAGCGTTACAGGGAACTAAGGGATATCATCGCCATTCTGGGCATGGAGGAACTCTCGGACGCCGACAAGCTGATGGTGGCGCGGGCACGGCGGATTCAGCGCTTTCTCTCGCAGCCTTTTAACGTGGCCGAAAGCTTCACCGGACGCCCGGGCCGGTACGTACCCATCGCTGAAACCGTCCGCGGTTTTAAGGAAATCGTCGAAGGCCGTCACGACGAACTGGACGAGGATGACTTTTATATGGCGGGAACGATCGACGAAGTGGTGGAAAAGGGACGGCGAACGCCGCACCGAAAGGACGCAGCCTCGTGA
- the atpB gene encoding F0F1 ATP synthase subunit A, which yields MVPQAGRTPEVSIIDRTGEALNVWHIPQQPWRLGEIFGYPIDLNPRTIIFTWVTMAVVLVLALAAVRSAGVRRPGRLAALFEIVIDFVRDLIRDSMDPRRSNGVLQLALTFLLFISVANLLGLVPTLSAPTADHQTTFALAAVTFVALHAWGLRYRRGEYLKDFIKPYPFFLPIRLVEEAAKPVTLAFRLFGNMKGKEIMLIALLGLITGVGELAGGFMASVLWLGFGVFISLIQAFIFTILSIAYISTATFEEG from the coding sequence TTGGTTCCACAAGCGGGACGTACGCCGGAAGTGTCAATCATCGACCGCACCGGCGAAGCCCTCAATGTCTGGCACATACCGCAGCAGCCGTGGCGGCTGGGCGAAATCTTCGGCTACCCCATAGACCTTAACCCGCGCACCATCATCTTCACCTGGGTGACCATGGCCGTCGTGCTCGTGCTGGCGCTGGCCGCGGTCAGAAGCGCCGGTGTCCGACGGCCTGGACGCCTTGCGGCGCTTTTTGAGATCGTCATCGACTTCGTCCGTGATTTGATAAGGGACTCCATGGACCCGCGCCGGAGTAACGGCGTACTTCAGTTGGCCTTGACCTTCCTGCTGTTCATCTCCGTCGCCAACCTGCTGGGACTGGTTCCTACCCTTTCGGCGCCGACCGCCGATCACCAGACCACCTTCGCGCTGGCCGCGGTGACCTTTGTCGCGCTCCACGCCTGGGGTTTGCGCTACCGCCGCGGCGAATACCTCAAGGATTTCATCAAGCCTTACCCTTTTTTCCTTCCGATCAGACTTGTGGAGGAAGCGGCCAAACCGGTGACGCTGGCTTTCCGTCTCTTCGGCAACATGAAAGGTAAAGAGATAATGCTTATCGCCCTGCTGGGGTTGATCACAGGCGTCGGCGAACTGGCCGGGGGGTTCATGGCCTCGGTGTTGTGGCTGGGGTTCGGCGTCTTCATATCGCTGATTCAGGCTTTTATCTTTACCATTTTGAGCATCGCCTACATCTCCACGGCGACCTTCGAGGAAGGATGA
- the atpG gene encoding ATP synthase F1 subunit gamma, with protein sequence MREVRNQIRGVRSIRQVTRAMKAVSMSKAGRAQAVVEAARPYEELLREVLGRLAGAAHQVRHPLLNVRAVRRACFTVVSADKGLSGGFDVPVLRRALKEAESYPEAIFVAVGRKAANFFNFRGLETAGRFVDLDENIHVKDARSIAHHIIHGYERGDYDRVDLVYSEFISFFEHRTEVVSLIPVPVSDEPGGNYLFEPGAEEILSAVLPLFIEEALFHALAESKASEHAARLSAMDRATRNADEMIDRLTFRLHRLRQAGITGELLDIVTAAEALE encoded by the coding sequence GTGCGTGAAGTCAGGAACCAGATCAGGGGTGTCCGCAGCATACGCCAGGTGACGCGGGCGATGAAGGCCGTATCCATGTCTAAAGCCGGGCGGGCGCAAGCAGTTGTCGAAGCCGCGCGGCCTTACGAAGAACTGCTGCGTGAGGTTTTAGGCCGCCTCGCGGGTGCCGCGCACCAGGTCCGCCACCCCCTGCTTAACGTCCGGGCGGTTCGCCGGGCTTGTTTTACGGTGGTTTCCGCGGACAAGGGACTTTCCGGCGGTTTTGACGTGCCGGTCCTGCGCCGGGCGCTGAAGGAAGCCGAGTCTTACCCGGAAGCGATTTTCGTGGCGGTGGGCCGGAAAGCGGCAAATTTTTTCAACTTCAGAGGGCTGGAAACAGCCGGCAGGTTTGTGGACCTTGATGAAAACATCCATGTAAAGGATGCGCGTTCCATCGCACACCATATAATCCACGGTTACGAGCGGGGCGATTACGACCGGGTCGATCTGGTTTACAGCGAGTTTATCAGCTTTTTCGAGCACCGAACCGAAGTGGTGTCCCTGATTCCCGTTCCGGTGAGCGATGAACCCGGGGGAAACTACCTCTTCGAACCGGGAGCGGAAGAAATCCTCAGCGCCGTGCTCCCGCTGTTCATCGAAGAAGCCTTATTCCACGCCCTTGCCGAGTCCAAGGCCAGCGAGCACGCCGCCCGACTTTCCGCCATGGACCGGGCGACACGGAACGCCGATGAGATGATCGACCGCCTTACATTCAGGCTGCATCGCCTGCGGCAGGCGGGGATCACCGGCGAACTCCTCGACATCGTCACGGCGGCCGAGGCGCTGGAGTGA
- the atpA gene encoding F0F1 ATP synthase subunit alpha — MSLKLNELSTIIKQQLERYEVTAELSEVGTVVRVGDGVAQVYGLSRAVFGELIEFPGDVPGIALNLEEEQVGCVILGHFQQIREGDRVRRTGRVASVPVGRRLIGRVLSPVGTPLDGRGPLDAEEYRPVERFAPGVTARAPVSRPLQTGIKAIDAVIPIGRGQRELILGDRQTGKTAIAVDAIINQRDQGVLCVYTAIGQKASAVARVIQKLREKKVADYSVVIAATAADPAPMQFIAPYAATAVAEKFMDEGNDVLIVYDDLSRHAVAYREMSLLLRRPPGREAFPGDIFYLHSRLLERAAQLDRENGGGSLTALPIVETQQGDISAYIPTNVISITDGQIYLESELFYAGIRPAINVGLSVSRVGGSAQTKAMRQVAGRMRLDLARYHELKAFAHFGTDLDRTTRARLTHGVRLVELLKQKQFQPLSLAEMVVSLYAGVNGYLDGIPVELVKPFEDELLNLLGREQTGLRERITQNAELAEQDERLLRELLEHLLERFRTEQMRGVM; from the coding sequence ATCAGCCTCAAGCTTAATGAACTCAGCACCATTATAAAACAGCAGCTCGAAAGATATGAAGTCACGGCGGAGTTGAGCGAGGTGGGCACCGTGGTGCGCGTCGGCGACGGTGTCGCCCAGGTCTACGGGCTCTCCCGGGCGGTGTTCGGTGAACTTATCGAGTTCCCCGGCGACGTGCCGGGCATCGCGCTAAACCTGGAGGAGGAACAGGTCGGGTGCGTAATCCTCGGACACTTTCAGCAGATCCGCGAAGGAGACCGGGTACGGCGCACGGGCCGGGTTGCGTCGGTGCCGGTAGGCAGGCGGCTGATCGGCAGGGTGCTGAGTCCCGTCGGCACACCCCTCGACGGCCGGGGGCCCTTGGACGCGGAAGAATACCGTCCGGTTGAACGGTTCGCCCCCGGGGTGACCGCCCGCGCGCCTGTAAGCCGGCCGTTGCAAACCGGGATCAAGGCGATCGACGCCGTGATACCGATCGGGCGGGGGCAAAGGGAGCTGATCCTCGGCGACCGGCAGACCGGAAAGACCGCCATCGCCGTAGACGCTATCATCAACCAGCGCGACCAGGGCGTGCTGTGCGTTTACACGGCTATCGGCCAGAAGGCCTCCGCCGTGGCCCGGGTAATCCAAAAACTCCGCGAGAAAAAGGTCGCCGATTATTCGGTGGTCATAGCCGCCACCGCCGCAGATCCCGCGCCGATGCAGTTTATCGCTCCTTACGCCGCCACCGCCGTCGCCGAAAAATTCATGGACGAGGGGAACGACGTGCTGATCGTTTACGACGACCTTTCCCGCCACGCCGTGGCTTACCGGGAGATGTCCCTTCTGCTGCGGCGCCCTCCCGGGCGTGAAGCCTTCCCGGGCGATATTTTCTACCTGCACTCCCGCCTGCTGGAAAGGGCTGCCCAGCTTGACCGGGAGAACGGCGGCGGCTCTCTGACCGCGCTCCCCATCGTCGAGACCCAGCAGGGAGACATTTCGGCCTACATACCGACCAACGTTATCTCCATCACCGACGGACAGATCTATCTCGAATCGGAGCTTTTCTATGCCGGCATCCGTCCGGCGATCAACGTAGGACTGTCGGTCTCGCGGGTCGGCGGCAGCGCGCAGACAAAAGCCATGCGCCAGGTGGCGGGGCGGATGCGTCTCGACCTTGCCCGCTACCACGAGCTGAAAGCCTTCGCGCATTTCGGCACCGACCTCGACCGTACCACCCGCGCCCGTCTTACTCACGGCGTCCGGCTGGTGGAGCTGTTGAAACAAAAACAGTTCCAACCGTTATCTCTCGCGGAGATGGTTGTATCGCTGTACGCGGGCGTCAACGGATATCTGGACGGGATTCCGGTCGAGCTTGTAAAACCATTCGAAGACGAATTGCTCAACTTACTCGGGCGGGAACAAACGGGGCTGAGGGAACGGATCACTCAAAACGCAGAACTGGCGGAGCAAGACGAACGGCTGCTCCGGGAGTTGCTGGAGCATCTACTGGAACGCTTCAGGACCGAGCAAATGAGAGGTGTGATGTGA
- the atpE gene encoding F0F1 ATP synthase subunit C, producing MDLSAAAAIGMAIVAGLAAIGAAIGNGLATSKTIEGISRQPELRGQLLTLMLISVGLIETVPLIAVVIAFLLLGNIR from the coding sequence GTGGATTTAAGCGCGGCCGCCGCCATAGGCATGGCAATCGTGGCGGGGTTGGCGGCCATCGGAGCGGCAATCGGCAACGGTCTCGCCACCAGCAAAACCATCGAGGGAATCTCCCGCCAGCCGGAACTGCGCGGGCAGCTTCTGACCCTTATGCTTATTTCGGTCGGCCTTATCGAGACAGTGCCGTTGATTGCCGTTGTTATCGCGTTCCTGCTGCTGGGAAACATACGGTAG